The following proteins are encoded in a genomic region of Marasmius oreades isolate 03SP1 chromosome 10, whole genome shotgun sequence:
- the PST2 gene encoding flavodoxin-like fold protein, variant 2 (CAZy:AA6) encodes MSPPRVAIIIYSMYGHVATLAESVKTGFTRAGGSANIFQIPETLSAEVLGKMHAPPKPDYPIFDSHKLVDYDAFIFGIPTRYGNFPGQWKAFWDTTGGLWAKGALAGKYAAVFVTSGTPGGGQESTVLTSLSTLAHHGINYVPLGYSQTFALFSNLDEAHGGSPWGAGAFAGADGSRQPSALEKEIAETQGKQFWGVISKVNF; translated from the exons ATGTCTCCCCCAAGAGTCGCTATCATCATCTACTCCATGTACGGACATGTTGCTACCT TGGCCGAGTCCGTAAAGACAGGTTTTACAAGAGCCGGTGGAAGTGCCAATATCTTCCA GATCCCTGAGACCCTCTCCGCCGAAGTCCTCGGTAAAATGCACGCACCACCCAAACCCGACTACCCCATCTTTGACTCGCACAAACTCGTCGACTACGATGCCTTCATTTTCGGAATTCCCACTCGTTACGGTAACTTCCCCGGTCAATGGAAGGCGTTCTGGGATACCACTGGTGGACTCTGGGCCAAGGGTGCTCTTGCCGGAAAATACGCTGCTGTTTTCGTCACCAGCGGTACTCCTGGTGGAGGTCAAGAGAGTACCGTTCTCACATCCCTCTCCACCTTAGCCCACCACGGTATCAACTACGTTCCATTGGGTTACTCCCAGACGTTCGCCCTTTTCTCAAACCTAGATGAGGCTCACGGTG GATCCCCATGGGGAGCTGGTGCTTTCGCTGGCGCCGACGGTTCACGCCAACCCTCTGCTCTCGAGAAGGAGATCGCCGAGACGCAAGGCAAACAGTTCTGGGGCGTCATCTCCAAGGTCAACTTCTGA
- the PST2 gene encoding flavodoxin-like fold protein (CAZy:AA6) has translation MCFTKGQKGLFDDSNATKAKGEKPNTKLQDPPPQTLTQTKPQSTMSPPRVAIIIYSMYGHVATLAESVKTGFTRAGGSANIFQIPETLSAEVLGKMHAPPKPDYPIFDSHKLVDYDAFIFGIPTRYGNFPGQWKAFWDTTGGLWAKGALAGKYAAVFVTSGTPGGGQESTVLTSLSTLAHHGINYVPLGYSQTFALFSNLDEAHGGSPWGAGAFAGADGSRQPSALEKEIAETQGKQFWGVISKVNF, from the exons ATGTGCTTCACGAAAGGGCAAAAAGGTCTGTTTGATGATAGCAACGCCACCAAGGCCAAAGGAGAAAAGCCCAACACCAAG CTTCAGGACCCTCCACCCCAAACTCTTACTCAAACCAAACCGCAGTCCACAATGTCTCCCCCAAGAGTCGCTATCATCATCTACTCCATGTACGGACATGTTGCTACCT TGGCCGAGTCCGTAAAGACAGGTTTTACAAGAGCCGGTGGAAGTGCCAATATCTTCCA GATCCCTGAGACCCTCTCCGCCGAAGTCCTCGGTAAAATGCACGCACCACCCAAACCCGACTACCCCATCTTTGACTCGCACAAACTCGTCGACTACGATGCCTTCATTTTCGGAATTCCCACTCGTTACGGTAACTTCCCCGGTCAATGGAAGGCGTTCTGGGATACCACTGGTGGACTCTGGGCCAAGGGTGCTCTTGCCGGAAAATACGCTGCTGTTTTCGTCACCAGCGGTACTCCTGGTGGAGGTCAAGAGAGTACCGTTCTCACATCCCTCTCCACCTTAGCCCACCACGGTATCAACTACGTTCCATTGGGTTACTCCCAGACGTTCGCCCTTTTCTCAAACCTAGATGAGGCTCACGGTG GATCCCCATGGGGAGCTGGTGCTTTCGCTGGCGCCGACGGTTCACGCCAACCCTCTGCTCTCGAGAAGGAGATCGCCGAGACGCAAGGCAAACAGTTCTGGGGCGTCATCTCCAAGGTCAACTTCTGA